The window GCACGCCGGCGCAGCCGAGCAGGGTGGCGAAGTTGTCCGGATCGCCATTGTCCGATACCCAGCCGTACAGCGCGCTCTGTTGCTCGCCTTTGCGCAGCCCGGCCAGATACTGGCCCCACTCCCAGGTGACGATCTTGGCCTTCACGCCCACCTTCGCCCAGTCGCTCTGGATCATCTCGGCGATGCGTTTCGAGTTCGGGTTGTAAGGACGCTGTACCGGCATTGACCAAATGTCGGTTTCAAAGCCCTGTTCCAGCCCTGCCTGCTTCAGCAGCTCGCGCGCCTTCTGCGGATCGTAGGCGTACTCCGGCAATTTGTCGTTGTAGCCCAGCATGCCCGGCGGCAGCAGCGAATTGGCCGGCGTGCCGCTGTCTTTGAACACTGCGGCGACGATCGCTTTCTTGTCTACCGCGTAGCTCAGCGCCTGGCGCACCAGCAGGTTGTCGAACGGTTTTTTCTGGGTGTTGAACGCCAGATAGCCGACGTTCAGCCCGGTAATGTCGTGCAGCTGCAGGTTGCCGTCGGCCTTGATGGCGGCGAACTGTTCCGGCAGCGGCGCGGGGATGATTTGGCATTCGTTGGTTTTCAGCTTGGCCAGCCGGGTTTGCGGATCCGGCGTAATCGAGAAGATCAGGTGCTTGCTGGCCACTTCGCCCTGCCAGTAGTGCGGGTTGGCGGTGTAGCGGATCAGCGAATCCTGCTTGTACTGCTGCAGCGCAAACGGCCCGGTGCCGATCGGCCAGTTGTCGACGTATTCCGGCGTGCCCTTTTTTAGCATCGCGTCGGCGTATTCGGCGGACAGGATCGAGGCGAAATCCATCGCCCAGTCGGCGACGAAGGCGGCGTTGGGCTGGCTCAGCGTGAAGCGCACGTGATGCTCGTCCACCGCTTCCACCTTGGTGATCAGCTTATCCAGGCCCATGTCGGTGAAGTATTCATAGTTGCCGCCGGAGACCTTGTGATACGGGTTAGCGGGATCCTTCTGCCGCATCACGGTGAACACCACGTCTTCGGCGTTGAAGTCGCGCGTTGGGGTGAAGTATTTGTTGCTGTTGAATTTCACGCCCTGGCGCAGGGTAAAGATGTAGGTCTTGCCGTCCGGGCTGACGCTCCACTCGGTGGCCAGCGACGGGGCGGGGGTTTTATCGCTTTCGCGCAGCGTCACCAAGCGGTTGTACAGCACCTGCGAGGTGGCGATAAAGGTCGGCCCGGAGCTGGAGAGCTGCGGGTTGAACGATTCCGGCGAGGCGACGGTGCAGTACACCAGCGCATCGGAAGCGGCCAGCGCGCCGCCCGCCGACAACAGGCCGCAGCCGGCCAGCACCAATCCGGCGATAGGGTGTTTTAAAAACGTCAAGGCAAGATCCTCAGGTGGAGTGGGCCGTTACCGGCGAATTGATCTAACTATAGATAACGGATGGCGAGATCGGGAACAAGCGTCTCATCGGTGCATTCTGTGCGCCCCGCGTTGCTCGCCTTTACGGCGCAGATCTACACTGCTGGGCAAACAGTCACTCGCAAGGATTTCCCGATGAGCCACTTTCGTCCTGTCGCCCTCGAACACGCCAGCCGCCTGCTGAACCACGGCCCGACGGTATTGATCACCAGCCGCAGCCGCGACGGCGCCAAACGCAACGTGATGGCCGCCGCCTGGTCGATGCCGGTGGAGTTCAGCCCGCCGCGCATCGCCATTGTGGTGGACAAAGGGGCGCACAGCCGGCAAATGATCGAGGAGAGCGGCGCATTCGGCATTTGCGTGCCGGCGGCCATGTTCATCGACGCCACCTACGCGGTCGGCAGCGTGTCCGGGCTGGATGACGACAAGTTCGCCCGCTTTCACATCGCCGCAGCGCCGAGCGCTACGCTGCAGGTGCCGCTGATCGAACAGGGTTGCGTGGCGTGGCTGGAGTGCCGCTTATTGCCGGAAAGCGGCGCGCAGGAAAAATATGACACCTGCTTCGGCGAGGTGTTGAGCGCGGCGGCGGACGAGCGGGTGTTCCAGCAAGGGCGCTGGAACTTCACCGCCGCCAATGCGGATCTGCACACCATTCATCATCTGGGGGCCGGCAACTTCGTGCGCAGCGGCGAGACGCTGCGGGCCAAACCGCTTTAATCGGCTTCGCGCCCGCGGTCGGCATCATAGCGCTCGCGGGCGGCGTCCAGCTCGGGGAAATGGTATTCCGCCCATCGGTCCAGCGCCGTCAGCGTCTCGACCAGCGAGCGGGCGACGGCGCTGAGCCGGTATTCCACATGCGCCTGATTCTTTTCACTTAAATCCAGCCGTTCGAGCAGCCCGTTGCGTTCCAGCTGGCGCAGCGTTTGCGTCAGCACCTTCTGCGAAATGCCGTCGATGCGGCGCAGCAGCTCGCCGTTGCGCATCGGGCGTTGCGCCAGCGCAGGCAGGATCAGCATCACCCACTTGCCGGAAATCAGCGCCAGCGCATCGCGCGCGGAACACTTGCTCGAATAGACGTCGCCGGGATAAGCCATTGGGGGTTACCTTCAGGTGCGTAATTGCCAAGGGGGCGATAAAGCCACAGCATAACAGCACCACCTTACAACGGGAGACACAGGATGAACGTGCTGATTGTGCTGGCTCACCCCGAGCCGCATTCTTTCAATGCTCATTTGGCCGAACAGGCGCGGCAGGCCTGGCTGGCGCAGGGGCATCAGGTGAAAACGGTCGATCTGTATCAGGAGGGGTTTGATCCGCGCGAGGGCGCCGGCCACTACCCCAGCAGAAAGCAGGCGGACAGGTTCGATGCGATGCAGGAACAGCGCCATCACTGGACGATCCAGGCGCTGCCGGCGGAGATCCGGCGGCATATCGAGTTGCTGCGCTGGGCGGATACGCTGGTGCTGCAGTTCCCTTTCTGGTGGTTCGGCGCGCCGGCCATCATCAAGGGCTGGATGGATCGGGTGTTCGTTTACGGCGGGATCTACGACAGCCGCCACCGCCATGAGAATGGCGTGATGCGCGGCAAGCGGGCGCTGCTGACCGTCACCGCCGGTGCTTCCGCACAGGCCTGTGCGCCGGACGGGCGCGACGGCGACATGCGGCTGATGCTGTGGCCAATCATGCATGCGCTGCACTATATCGGCTTTAGCGTGCTGGAGCCGTTCCTGGTCTATGGCGTGCGCGGCGGGTTGGCGGGTGAAGCTCTGCAGGCGCAAAACGCCGCGTTGGCGCAGGTGACACAGGCGTACCGGGACGGTTTGAACGCGTTTTCCGCCTGGCCGGCGGTGCCGTTCAATCGCAATGAAGATTTTGACGCCGATCTGGCGCTGAAGCCCGGCGCGCCGGTGTACAGCCCGTTCGTGCGGCACTGCGATCCGGCTTAGAACCCGGCCTTCAGCAGTTCCTCGCGCAAATCGTCGATAATCGCCGGTTCGATGTCGGGGAACTGCTGCTGAATATCGGCGATGGCTTCGGCCACGCTGGGGCCGGCGAAAGTGCCGGAGAAGGGCACCAGCGGCAGATTCGCGTCGCTGTCCGGCAGTTCACCGCGGATGGTGCCGGTGATCATGCCCGCTTTTTTTTCCGCCGTGAGGTCGTACTCCCCCACGTTTTTGTCGATCGGTTTCATTGGCCGCCTCGCTGTCGGTGAGTGTTTACCCTGTCTGTTAAAGCATAGTGTTTCAGGCAATGAATACCAATCAATGTATATAATATTAATATAAAACAAAGTGATGCGCGATTTGTCGTTTGACGTTTACCGGGGGCCGGCGCTATGCTCGTGGCGCTAAAGGAACCTTCCTCACTGACAGGGACAGACGACATGAAAAGACTGAAAAGCGCGGCGCTGTTGTTGCCGCTGTTGGCGCTCAGCGCCTGCACTCATCACCTCAGCAGCGCCGAGCAGCATGCCAAACACTACGTTTATCAAACCCGCGACGACTTCGATCCGCAATTCCGCACCGATGTGAACGGCAGCATTAAAAACGCCGTGCCGATGTTCGAACAGTTCTACCAGCAGGGGAAAAAGGATCGCGCGGCGGGCGTGGCGCGCAGCGAGGCGCAGAAAAAGGCCGATTACCTGGCCAGCGCGGAGTTCCAGCAGAACATGGAACACAAAACCATTTTCATCAATCGCGCCTACAGCAGCGCCGACAATCCTAAGCGCCGCCAGGTGCTCTCGCAGGAAGCGGTGGGTGCCTATTGGGACGGCTACGAAGGACGCTGACTTAATCCCTCACAAATAGAAGGTAATAAAAACTGGTCTTCTGGCGGTTATTTGATTATAAAAACCGCCGCTAAGGACGATGTTCATAGATGAAACCAGGAGTGTTTATGTTGGCAAAAGTTAAGCGTTCGTTCGCCGCCGCCGTCGTATTGATGTTGGCGCTGCCCGCGGTTCAGGCCGCGGATTACCGCGCGGGCGAGCAATATACCCGGCTGGATAAGCCGGTGGCCGCCGCGCCGGCGGTGGTGGAGTTCTTCTCCTTCTACTGCGGCCCTTGCTATCAGTTCGCCGAAACCTACCGCGTAGGCGGCACCGTGGCGCAGGCGCTGCCCGCCGGTGAGAAAGTCACCAAATATCACGTCAGCCTGATGGGCAAACTGGGCAATGAGCTGACCGAAGCCTGGGCGGTGGCGACGGTGCTGGGCGTGGAAGACAAGATTGAAGGCGCGATGTTCGACGCGGTGCAGAAACAGCGCGCCGTCAACGGCGCCGACGATATTCAGCGGGTGTTCACGGCGGCCGGCATCGATGCCGCCACCTATGAAAATGCGCGCCACAGCCTGCTGGTCAAAGGATTGATCGCCAAGCAGAACGAAGCGGTGAAAGCGTTCGAGGTGCGCGGCACCCCGTCGTTCTACGTGGCAGGCAAATACAAGATAGACAATGCCGGCATGGCCAGCACCAGCGTTGAAGGCTACGCCAAAGAGTACGCGGCGGTGGTGCGCTATCTGTTGGATACGCAGCCTTAAGGCGATGCCTCCCGGCGCCCGATGATTTGTGATCGCGGCGCCAAATCCCCCGCTCGCCATTGATTGTGTGTTAACGGATTGTTATGGTGTTTTTCTGTTCAACGGCGCAGCACCGCTGCTGTTTGAAGGGAGAGATCATGACGGCATTGGCAACGCTCCGGGACGTCGGCTTCGAAGAGTGGCTGGGGAAAATCAACACCGCCTGCGGCCGATTCTGCGCGAAAACGTTGGGGCCCGGCTTCAGCGGGGCGATGCAGGAGTTTCGCGCCCATGCCCTGCGCCTGAGCGTGGTCGACGTGGCCCAGGCCCGGCTGTATCGCACGCCGCGTGAAATCGCCCGCAGCGACGGCGCGCACTTTTTCACCGTCATCCAGCTGCGCGGCAGCGCGTTGATGGAGCAGGGCGATCGCCAAACGCTGCTCTCTCCCGGCGACATGACGCTGATCGACGCCTCACAGCCCAGCAGCTTCACCTTCCAGCGCGATTCGCGCCAAATCTCTTTGCTACTGCCGCGCGGCTGTCTGCCGCTGCCGCCGCCTTGCGCGCAGCGTCTGGGAGCCGAGCTCAGCGCGGTGCGCCTCAGCCGCCAGCTGGTGCTGAGCAGCATGCAGGATCCTCAGCTCGCCGCGGCGGAAAGCGAGGCGGTGCTGAATGCGCTGGCGGCGCTGCTGCGCCCGGCGTTGGCGCTCGAACAGGCGCGCCCGGAGGGACAACAATCGGTCTTCGACAAGGCGCTGGCGTTGATCGACAGGCATATTCAGTCGGCGCAGCTGCGCCCTGAGTGGGTGGCGGCCGAGTTGGGGGTGTCGTTACGCAGCCTGTATCGGTTGTTCGCCCGTCAGGGGCTGGTGGTGGCGCAGTACATCAGGAACCGCAGGCTGGATCTGTGCGCGCAGGCGCTGCGCAGCGCCGCCGGGCAAGAAAAGCTGGCCGGCATTGGCCTCGACTGGGGCTTCGCCGATCACAGCCATTTCTCGACCGCTTTCAAGCAGCGTTTCGGCATGTCGCCGAGCGAGTACCGTCGGCAGCATCAGTAAGTCAGGGCGCGGGCCAGGCCCGCGCCGCTTCACTCAATAGCGGATGCAGACCGATTTCGACTCGGTGTAGGCATCCAGCCAATCCGGGCCGAAATCGCGGCCGCTGCCCGACTGTTTGAACCCGCCGAACGGCATGTTCGGGTCGATCAGCGTATGGGTGTTGACCCACACGGTGCCGGCATGAATGCGCGGCGTCAGCGCCATCGCCTGCTGCAGGCTGGTGGTCCACAGGCTGGCGGTCAGCCCGAAGTCGGTGTCAT of the Serratia marcescens subsp. marcescens ATCC 13880 genome contains:
- a CDS encoding ABC transporter substrate-binding protein, which produces MTFLKHPIAGLVLAGCGLLSAGGALAASDALVYCTVASPESFNPQLSSSGPTFIATSQVLYNRLVTLRESDKTPAPSLATEWSVSPDGKTYIFTLRQGVKFNSNKYFTPTRDFNAEDVVFTVMRQKDPANPYHKVSGGNYEYFTDMGLDKLITKVEAVDEHHVRFTLSQPNAAFVADWAMDFASILSAEYADAMLKKGTPEYVDNWPIGTGPFALQQYKQDSLIRYTANPHYWQGEVASKHLIFSITPDPQTRLAKLKTNECQIIPAPLPEQFAAIKADGNLQLHDITGLNVGYLAFNTQKKPFDNLLVRQALSYAVDKKAIVAAVFKDSGTPANSLLPPGMLGYNDKLPEYAYDPQKARELLKQAGLEQGFETDIWSMPVQRPYNPNSKRIAEMIQSDWAKVGVKAKIVTWEWGQYLAGLRKGEQQSALYGWVSDNGDPDNFATLLGCAGVQSGANVARWCDKDYDRLIQQAIQENQPQARAKLYQQAQVIFAKQAPWLPLATGKVFYATRSNLSGYVVDVNGSDFAKAKLN
- a CDS encoding flavin reductase family protein, whose product is MSHFRPVALEHASRLLNHGPTVLITSRSRDGAKRNVMAAAWSMPVEFSPPRIAIVVDKGAHSRQMIEESGAFGICVPAAMFIDATYAVGSVSGLDDDKFARFHIAAAPSATLQVPLIEQGCVAWLECRLLPESGAQEKYDTCFGEVLSAAADERVFQQGRWNFTAANADLHTIHHLGAGNFVRSGETLRAKPL
- a CDS encoding winged helix-turn-helix transcriptional regulator → MAYPGDVYSSKCSARDALALISGKWVMLILPALAQRPMRNGELLRRIDGISQKVLTQTLRQLERNGLLERLDLSEKNQAHVEYRLSAVARSLVETLTALDRWAEYHFPELDAARERYDADRGREAD
- a CDS encoding NAD(P)H-dependent oxidoreductase, producing MNVLIVLAHPEPHSFNAHLAEQARQAWLAQGHQVKTVDLYQEGFDPREGAGHYPSRKQADRFDAMQEQRHHWTIQALPAEIRRHIELLRWADTLVLQFPFWWFGAPAIIKGWMDRVFVYGGIYDSRHRHENGVMRGKRALLTVTAGASAQACAPDGRDGDMRLMLWPIMHALHYIGFSVLEPFLVYGVRGGLAGEALQAQNAALAQVTQAYRDGLNAFSAWPAVPFNRNEDFDADLALKPGAPVYSPFVRHCDPA
- a CDS encoding Exc2 family lipoprotein, whose amino-acid sequence is MKRLKSAALLLPLLALSACTHHLSSAEQHAKHYVYQTRDDFDPQFRTDVNGSIKNAVPMFEQFYQQGKKDRAAGVARSEAQKKADYLASAEFQQNMEHKTIFINRAYSSADNPKRRQVLSQEAVGAYWDGYEGR
- a CDS encoding DsbA family protein, which produces MLAKVKRSFAAAVVLMLALPAVQAADYRAGEQYTRLDKPVAAAPAVVEFFSFYCGPCYQFAETYRVGGTVAQALPAGEKVTKYHVSLMGKLGNELTEAWAVATVLGVEDKIEGAMFDAVQKQRAVNGADDIQRVFTAAGIDAATYENARHSLLVKGLIAKQNEAVKAFEVRGTPSFYVAGKYKIDNAGMASTSVEGYAKEYAAVVRYLLDTQP
- the feaR gene encoding transcriptional regulator FeaR; its protein translation is MTALATLRDVGFEEWLGKINTACGRFCAKTLGPGFSGAMQEFRAHALRLSVVDVAQARLYRTPREIARSDGAHFFTVIQLRGSALMEQGDRQTLLSPGDMTLIDASQPSSFTFQRDSRQISLLLPRGCLPLPPPCAQRLGAELSAVRLSRQLVLSSMQDPQLAAAESEAVLNALAALLRPALALEQARPEGQQSVFDKALALIDRHIQSAQLRPEWVAAELGVSLRSLYRLFARQGLVVAQYIRNRRLDLCAQALRSAAGQEKLAGIGLDWGFADHSHFSTAFKQRFGMSPSEYRRQHQ